In Anthonomus grandis grandis chromosome 6, icAntGran1.3, whole genome shotgun sequence, one DNA window encodes the following:
- the LOC126737810 gene encoding protein yippee-like 5: MGKVFLEHMGGTRLFSCAACHTNLTNRTELISTRFTGATGRAYLFNRVVNLTYSEVQDRVMLTGRHMVRDVSCKQCDSKLGWMYEFATEDNQKYKEGRVILERALVTESDGMDERSYHERRQNN; this comes from the exons ATGGGTAAAGTATTCCTTGAGCATATGGGAGGAACCCGTTTGTTTTCATGTGCAGCATGCCACACCAATTTAACAAACAGAACTGAATTAATAAGCACCAGATTCACTGGAGCTACAGGGAGAGCTTATTTGTTTAACAGAGTTGTTAACCTTACTTATAGTGAGGTCCAAGATAGAGTCATGCTTACTGGGCGTCACATG GTGCGAGATGTATCTTGCAAACAATGTGACTCTAAGCTCGGCTGGATGTATGAGTTTGCCACAgaagacaatcagaaatataaAGAGGGTCGAGTTATTTTGGAAAGGGCCCTGGTAACTGAGAGTGATGGGATGGATGAACGTTCATATCATGAACGTAGACAGAATAATTAG
- the LOC126737811 gene encoding vacuolar ATPase assembly integral membrane protein VMA21 homolog, with the protein MEQPQFTVFKTVLAYSVFILASPVLTFFFTKFIFFEGLLGVSSTASNVWSAVLAIVVLHIALGMYILRAYSEADRTKAKPAEKVD; encoded by the exons atggaaCAACCCCAATTCACTGTATTTAAAACAGTTTTGGCCTACTCGGTCTTTATCCTGGCATCCCCCGTTTTGACGTTTTTCTTCACGAAATTTATATTCTTCGAAG GGCTCCTTGGAGTATCCAGTACAGCCAGCAATGTTTGGTCAGCAGTACTTGCAATTGTAGTGCTGCATATTGCTTTAGGAATGTACATTTTAAGGGCTTACTCTGAGGCTGATAGGACCAAAGCTAAACCTGCTGAGAAAGTTGACTAG